GGATGCTGGAACATTCCCGAACATCGACGGGCGAGAAAGCACCTACTCAGTTGAATAAACTAACCGAAGAACACCTGAATCTGGCTTTTCAGGGGTATCGGAGTAAAGTCAAAGATTTTACCTGTCAGCTCGAAAGGGATTTTGGCGATACTGTAGGGGTGATTACTATCGTTGCTCAGGATGTAGGTCGTGTACTATTGAACTTGTTTAGCAACGCATTCTATGCCATGAATCAAAAACGTACCCTTTCTACTGCCGAATACCAACCCGTATTATGGGTGAGTACTCGACGGCAAAATGGGTACGTTGAAATCCGGGTGAAGGACAACGGTGCGGGTATTCCAGAGGGGATAAAAGCGAAAATCTTTCATCCTTTTTTTACGTCGAAACCTACGGGAGAAGGTACCGGACTGGGTTTGAGCCTAAGTTTCGATATAATTACCAAAGGGCATGGGGGTGAACTAATCGTTCAAAGCCGGGAAGGAGAAGGGACAGAGTTTATCATCAGGCTTCCCGGTTAGATGATTACGTTGCTCAAAACACGACCCGATAGCTAAGAATAGGGATCAGGCCACTGCCATAGCTGATTTTAAGTGTGCCACTAGCTGGGTCATAATAGCGTCCGTAGATGTTCTGCCGGTTTACGGCATTCTGTATGTCGAGTGAAAGGGTGCGTGTCGAATGAAGGCGGTTCTTCTTCCAGCTTAGCCGAAGGTCGGGCCGAAAATAAGCGGGTAGCTGTTCGGTAAAGGCCTGATTGTCGACGTAAACCGTTTCGCCGAGCCGTTTCGATTCTGCCAGATCGATAGGAGTGTCGCGGTAGCCGCCATAGTAGCTGAGTTTTAGATTCAGCCCAAAGACATTGGAGCCCGATACCCATTCCTTTCCTGCCAGCAGGCTTTGTGCAAAACGACCATTCCAACGCGTGCTGCGCCATACACCATCCGAACCCTGGTATTCCGAGTTATACAGCGATGACGATAGCAGGAAATAATAAGTGTTGCCCGAAGCCGCTTTGAGTAAGAATTGCTCCAGTGTCAGTTCCAGACCATAGTTTCGACCGTGGCCGGTGTTGGTCAATAGTTGGTCCGTAAATCCATCAAAACGATTGATGATAGCAAACGCATTTCTTTCGGTAGCACTAACCGGAATGTTGAATAGATGCTGGTAATACGTTTCCAGTTTCAGTCGTAGTGGTGAGTCCGTATTCCGACTGGTCAGCCGTCGGTCATACGCCAGTACGTACTGATGTGAGCGGGTAAAGCCCAGCGTCCGGTTGGAGGCTCCGGTCGGATTTTCCGAAGAATCGGCTGGACGCATAAAATAAGTGGCTGGGTTCTGAATCTGGCTGTGCAGGCCGTAGCCCAGACTAACGGATTGATCGGGTGAAAAGGCCCAGCGGATCGAACCCCGTGGTTCCAGGGCCGATGAGCCGTTTAGAACCAGCCGGAGATAATGCATGCCGGCATTGACCGTTAGTTGTTCCGAAATTCGGTAGTTCCACTGACCAAACGCCTGTAACGTCTGCGTCTGATCATTGACCTGCACCCGTGTCAGTAATTGACGTTGTTCGGCTTCCCAGGATTTTTGGTACAGGTCATAGAACAGTTGGGTACCAATCAGGCCAGCCCGAAACGTGTGTTGAGCGTTGAGCTTATAGGTCAGCGCTGACGAGAGAATCCGCTTTTGAATGGTGTAGGCGGCATCGTTCCGGTCCGAAGCGGCATAACCGTTGGCTGGTTCCAGAAGCGAGTTTCGGAAACTGTTTTCATAACCAGACACTAGGAAAACGGTTTTTAGCAGTGCCTTTCGCCCGATGGGCAGCGTATGCGTAATCCCAGCCGCACCTGTATTGGATCGAAAATCTTCGTTATAACGATCGTAGTCATTCGTCCACTTTGAGGAATCGGCAGGGGCGTTGATTTTGCTGCTACTCAATCCGCCAAAACCGAACAGGGTAAATGTTCCAGCCGTTCGGGTTGGCAGATAGACATTGAACGATAAATCCTGAAATACACGATCGTCTGTACCGATGTTAACGCCCAGTTTGGATAGTAAACCGAGGGTGGAGTAGCGGTAGTTGACCAGAAACGAACCGTTGTAACCTTTCGCTATGGGCCCTTCAGCAGCTAGGTCCATGCCCAATAGGCCGGCTTGTAAGGTGTATTCACGTTTGGTCGTATTCCCCCGGCGTAAGCGCAGATCAAATACCCCCGAAAGTGCATTACCGTATTCGGCCGGAAAAGCCCCGGTCAGAAAATCCGAGTTTGCCAGCAATTGGGCGCTGAGGATAGAAATGCCTCCTCCTGCCGTACCCAGGTTGGAAAAATGGTTCGGGTTTGGTATCTCGACACCTTCCATGCGCCACAGTAGTCCGTTGGGCGTGTTACCCCGGATAATGATGTAATTACCTCCATCGTCGGCGCCGACCACACCCGCATAGGCCGTTGCCATACGGGCCGGGTCGTTGACAGCAGCCGCAAATTTCTGCGTTTCTTCCACCGAAAACGTTCGGGCCGACACCGTAGCCATTTCGTTGATCGGTTTGTCTTTTTCAGTGCTTGGTTTGACAGTTATTTCACCCAGTTGGCTAACCGCTTCTTCGAGGGAAATGCTCAGAACCAGTTCTTTCCCGGCATCGACGACAATGTTTTGAAGGGTCGCCACCTTATAGCCAACAACACTGATTTGCAGGCTCTGACGACCAACCGGAACGTGCGCAAGTTGAAATTGACCCGTAGCATCGGTACTAGCTCCTTTAACGGGCGACGAATTGATGATAACTACCGAAGCACCCGGCAGGGGTGTTTGCAGACTTTGGTCAACGACCGTACCTCGAATGGTCTGTGTTAATGATTGAGCCTGGAGAGAAAACGAAAACAGAAAAACGGCTAAAAGCGTGAAGGGTGAGCGGAGTTGCATGATGGAACGGAAAACGATGGTTCGCTTTCCTGACAGCCAACGTCAACAAGACCCCTATGACCCTCGTCAAAAAGTTTCAGCTTGCAGGCTATCGCCAACCGGGTCTGTTATGTAAAAACGAACTTCAGTGGAGATAACAGCTAGTAAGCAATCGGTAGACATTGTATTAATCCTAGCAGAATAGATTAGTTTTTCGTGTAAATTAAATGGGATGGAAAACTGACACTAAACTTGGCATGAAAATAGTGCTTAGGGACTACTAAAATGCCGCGTTTATGAAACGGTTACCCACCGCATACTTGCTCTTTTTTGCTCTTGTGATGCCGATCTGGCTGGTTTACATGGTTACGCAAAACGGTTTTTCGTTTTATAACGACCATTGGGCCGCGCCCATAACTATGTTTTTTGGATCATTTGTCGCCGGAGCCACATCGGAAGGGGGAGGAGCGGTTGCCTTCCCGGTGTTTACGCTGCTGCTCAAACTACCCCCGCCCGTAGCCCGCAACTTTTCATTTGCCATACAGAGTATTGGGATGACATCTGCCAGTCTGTTGATTATCAGCCTGAAAATTCCGGTCGACTGGCGGGCTATTCGTACGGTAGCCATTGGCGGTATTCCAGGGCTGTTGTTTGGCGCTTTCTTCATTGTACCGCTGATTAGCGGCCCAATGACAAAGATTTTCTTTGTGTCGCTATGGCTAAGCTTTGCGTTTGCCCTGTATCTGGCGAACCGCAAAACGGATCGAGTCACGACCAAGGGATTAGGCCCGTTGAAGGCAGTCGATCTAGCTCGCATTCTGGTATTTGCGTTCATTGGCGGTATCATCACGGCCATTTTTGGTGATGGGATCAATATTTTCACCTTTTGCCTGTTTACCCTCTACTATTCAACCAGTGAGAAAATCGCTACCCCTACGTCCATCATAATCATGACCATCCATACCATCATTGGCTTTTTGCTGCATGTGTTCGTATTGCAGGATTTTCAGCCGATGACTTTTCAGTATTGGATGTGTGCGATTCCGGTAGCGATTCTAATGGCACCGCTGGGTGCCTACATTATTAATTTTCTGACGCGGGAAGCCATCGCTAAATTCCTGTACATCACCACTGTGGTTCAATATATCGGTGCATTGATCGCCCTACGTCCTCCAACGGTTGTGGTGTTGATCAGCTTCGGTACGGTTGTAGGTGGGTTTTTGTTTTTCTGGTGGCTGTCAACGCTTCGGTCTGAGCAGTCGGCTAAACCCTCGTCTTATGCCTCGTTGAATTCCTAAACGCCCTCATTATGCAAACCGCTATTCGTTGGGCGTTATACATTCTGGGGATTGAAATTCTGTTTCTGGTCGCCCTAGCGGTGCACCATTTCTCATTGGTTCCCCCGCTGGCGGCTAGTTGTATACTGTTGGCAGCCAATCCCAAGGGCGTTTTTGCACAGCCTCGTACGGTTTTGGTTGCTTATATACTGGTGGGGCATCTGGGTTTGTTCCAGTACGTATTTTTTGGAAATAATCTATTCGGATTGATGGCCATGACTATACTGGCTGTTAGCCTGATGGCTGCCGTTTCGTCGATTCATCCACCTGCCATAGCTATGTTATTTCTACTGGCTAGAGCCGCCCATCCATTTCAGGAGTATTTATTCATGGTTTTGTTTGTAGTGGCGATGGTCGGGTTTCACTATGCCGCTCAGTGGTGGCTGAGTCAACTGTATCCATCTGCTCAGGCTAATCCAAGGGGCGTAACCGAATCGAAGCTTACTGCCTATTCAACCTACCTGGCCACCGCCGAAAATCAATGATCAGGGGCAACCGTACTGGACTACGCTTATCTTGCCCCAGGCTACATATCCTGCTGGTGTTACCCTTTTTGTCTGTGCGATGGAGGGGTAATGACGGAAACTATGTCTATCGTGTTTTTGCAGAAAAATTATTTTAAAATGGCGTAGGGGTCGACCGGCTACTAACTGTCATAAGGTGGAACAACCGGATGTTTGCCGAAAATGGTAGCTTTGCAGTCTCCTGTCATTTATCATACTACACCAGTGCCACCAACCGAGCAGGATGTCATTACGGCTATCCGGTCGGGTAGCGAACGCGACTTTGAGGCTGTTTTCAGGCAGCATTATGCGTCGCTGTGCCGATATGCCCGTCAGTTACTCCCCGATCCTGACGAAGCTGAAGAGGAAGTACAGGCCATGTTTCTGGCTATTTGGGAAAAACGCGAAGGACTACTCATTTCCGTATCGCTCAAATCGTACCTGTATCGATCGGTTCATAATCGTTGCCTGAATCGACTCAAGCATGCAGCCGTTCGTGATGAGCACCGGGACTATATCCATCATATCGGTGAAGAGACGGCTGAATCGCCTGCTCAGCGGGTAATTGGTGAGGAATTGGCCCACCAGATTCAACGGGCAATTCAGAAATTACCCGAACAATGCCGACTTGTGTTCACCCTAAGTCGGTACGAAGAGCTTCGGTATGGGGAAATTGCAGAGCAATTAGGCATATCAATTAAAACCGTTGAGAATCAGATTGGCAAAGCCCTGCGTATCTTACGGGCTGAATTGAGTGAGTATTTGCCCGTCGTTCTGGCGCTTGGAATAAATAATGGACAGTGGATACTGAATCCTGGTAGCGAGTTGAGCGAAGCGGATATGGTATCCTTACTAACCATTTTTCATTCTTCATTGTCCACTCTTCATTTTATCTAAGCCATGGCCGATCAACAACCTATCGACGATGCCTTACTGGGCAAGTTTCTGGCCGGTGAAACGGATCCGGCTGAATCGGCGCGGGTACGGCAATGGCTTGTTAGCCGCAATGCGGGTATCTCCGAACCTACGCACGACGATTTTGCCAAGTTTGAACGCATCTGGAATGCTGCTAAACAAGGGCAACGTGCGTCGAAGAAAGGCCGAACAATGACAGACCTCGAGCAACCGGATGTGGATACCGACGCGGCCTGGAAATCGGTTCAGCAACGAATGCAGATCATTGATGGGCGTGCCGGAACCGGGTCGGCAATCAAGTCGCTGTCTAATCAGGTAACAGAGCCGGATAGTCTTTGGCGGCAGACTGGCTATCGGGTGGCGGCAGTGTTGGCATTGGTGGTGAGCCTGGGCTGGCTGGTGTATCAGTTTCGGTACATGGGTCACGACAATCCGGCTATTCATACAGTAACGCTGGTTACGGGCGATCGACAACTTCGAAAAACACTGCCCGATGGCTCTCGGATTGTACTGAATCGACACTCCATCCTGACTTATCCGGCCGCTTTTGCTGATGAACAACGTGATGTAACCCTGAATGGCGAAGCATTTTTTGATGTAACCCCCGACCCAAACCGACCGTTCCGTATTCAGGCCCGTCCGACGGTCGTGCAGGTGCTGGGTACATCGTTCAATGTTCGGGCTTATGATAACAATGTCAGTGTAGCCGTTCAAACGGGTAAAGTGCGATTTTCGAGTGGCCGCAAAGCCGTCTTGCTGACAAAAGATCAGCAGGCTACGTTTGATGAGGAGACCGATACTATTCGTCGGGCAGCACAGCTAGCCCCCAATGCCTTTGCCTACAAGACCGGCCTGCTAGTATTCGATAATGAGCCGTTGGCCAGCGTAGTACAGACCAT
This window of the Spirosoma aerolatum genome carries:
- a CDS encoding FecR family protein codes for the protein MADQQPIDDALLGKFLAGETDPAESARVRQWLVSRNAGISEPTHDDFAKFERIWNAAKQGQRASKKGRTMTDLEQPDVDTDAAWKSVQQRMQIIDGRAGTGSAIKSLSNQVTEPDSLWRQTGYRVAAVLALVVSLGWLVYQFRYMGHDNPAIHTVTLVTGDRQLRKTLPDGSRIVLNRHSILTYPAAFADEQRDVTLNGEAFFDVTPDPNRPFRIQARPTVVQVLGTSFNVRAYDNNVSVAVQTGKVRFSSGRKAVLLTKDQQATFDEETDTIRRAAQLAPNAFAYKTGLLVFDNEPLASVVQTINQFYNSDVQLANARLDNCRLKTRFDKMSLDEVVAVTAETLGLQVRHEGKSIILDGAGCR
- a CDS encoding sulfite exporter TauE/SafE family protein: MKRLPTAYLLFFALVMPIWLVYMVTQNGFSFYNDHWAAPITMFFGSFVAGATSEGGGAVAFPVFTLLLKLPPPVARNFSFAIQSIGMTSASLLIISLKIPVDWRAIRTVAIGGIPGLLFGAFFIVPLISGPMTKIFFVSLWLSFAFALYLANRKTDRVTTKGLGPLKAVDLARILVFAFIGGIITAIFGDGINIFTFCLFTLYYSTSEKIATPTSIIIMTIHTIIGFLLHVFVLQDFQPMTFQYWMCAIPVAILMAPLGAYIINFLTREAIAKFLYITTVVQYIGALIALRPPTVVVLISFGTVVGGFLFFWWLSTLRSEQSAKPSSYASLNS
- a CDS encoding TonB-dependent receptor, which gives rise to MQLRSPFTLLAVFLFSFSLQAQSLTQTIRGTVVDQSLQTPLPGASVVIINSSPVKGASTDATGQFQLAHVPVGRQSLQISVVGYKVATLQNIVVDAGKELVLSISLEEAVSQLGEITVKPSTEKDKPINEMATVSARTFSVEETQKFAAAVNDPARMATAYAGVVGADDGGNYIIIRGNTPNGLLWRMEGVEIPNPNHFSNLGTAGGGISILSAQLLANSDFLTGAFPAEYGNALSGVFDLRLRRGNTTKREYTLQAGLLGMDLAAEGPIAKGYNGSFLVNYRYSTLGLLSKLGVNIGTDDRVFQDLSFNVYLPTRTAGTFTLFGFGGLSSSKINAPADSSKWTNDYDRYNEDFRSNTGAAGITHTLPIGRKALLKTVFLVSGYENSFRNSLLEPANGYAASDRNDAAYTIQKRILSSALTYKLNAQHTFRAGLIGTQLFYDLYQKSWEAEQRQLLTRVQVNDQTQTLQAFGQWNYRISEQLTVNAGMHYLRLVLNGSSALEPRGSIRWAFSPDQSVSLGYGLHSQIQNPATYFMRPADSSENPTGASNRTLGFTRSHQYVLAYDRRLTSRNTDSPLRLKLETYYQHLFNIPVSATERNAFAIINRFDGFTDQLLTNTGHGRNYGLELTLEQFLLKAASGNTYYFLLSSSLYNSEYQGSDGVWRSTRWNGRFAQSLLAGKEWVSGSNVFGLNLKLSYYGGYRDTPIDLAESKRLGETVYVDNQAFTEQLPAYFRPDLRLSWKKNRLHSTRTLSLDIQNAVNRQNIYGRYYDPASGTLKISYGSGLIPILSYRVVF
- a CDS encoding RNA polymerase sigma-70 factor; the encoded protein is MPPTEQDVITAIRSGSERDFEAVFRQHYASLCRYARQLLPDPDEAEEEVQAMFLAIWEKREGLLISVSLKSYLYRSVHNRCLNRLKHAAVRDEHRDYIHHIGEETAESPAQRVIGEELAHQIQRAIQKLPEQCRLVFTLSRYEELRYGEIAEQLGISIKTVENQIGKALRILRAELSEYLPVVLALGINNGQWILNPGSELSEADMVSLLTIFHSSLSTLHFI
- a CDS encoding HPP family protein; this translates as MQTAIRWALYILGIEILFLVALAVHHFSLVPPLAASCILLAANPKGVFAQPRTVLVAYILVGHLGLFQYVFFGNNLFGLMAMTILAVSLMAAVSSIHPPAIAMLFLLARAAHPFQEYLFMVLFVVAMVGFHYAAQWWLSQLYPSAQANPRGVTESKLTAYSTYLATAENQ